One segment of Panicum virgatum strain AP13 chromosome 1K, P.virgatum_v5, whole genome shotgun sequence DNA contains the following:
- the LOC120703603 gene encoding uncharacterized protein LOC120703603, protein MPPLDLDTLVSWSDGASGGGGGGGEELKAACGRDAALSDGGPGAWERDDDGDPYAPAQSLRLRIGEDIDWSDVAAGAVLERDDSTKGAGANPKCAARRSVAAAAARGSLPSPAPTARRAVAVVIGGLAPAAAGKAARDHGRRRRSPRRPGGRARVFTAGEAAAADRLAEPGSPKVSCLGGVRSQQRAAAEGVTTGRRWWAWLVADVVRPGCCWNGRRERRPHGSEAIGSAVAASAPVLAADVASGHRIDRWSRCVRSRSVGHIPHGNFCHL, encoded by the coding sequence ATGCCACCGCTCGACCTCGACACCCTCGTCTCGTGGAGCGatggcgccagcggcggcggcggcggcggtggcgaggagtTGAAGGCCGCGTGCGGTCGCGACGCCGCGCTGTCCGACGGCGGCCCCGGGGCCTGGGagcgcgacgacgacggcgacccgTACGCCCCCGCGCAGTCGCTCCGGCTGAGGATCGGGGAGGATATCGACTGGAgcgacgtcgccgccggggcAGTGTTGGAGCGGGACGACTCCACCAAGGGCGCCGGCGCCAACCCCAAGTGCGCCGCGCGCCGgagcgtggccgccgccgccgcgaggggcTCGCTGCCGTCGCCCGCCCCGACGGCGCGGAGGGCGGTGGCCGTGGTCATCGGCGGcctggcgcccgcggcggcgggcaagGCCGCGCGGGACCACGGCAGGCGGCGCcgctccccgcgccgccccggcggccgcgcgaGGGTTTTCACGGCcggggaggcggccgccgcggacCGCCTGGCGGAGCCGGGCTCGCCCAAGGTGTCCTGCCTCGGGGGCGTCCGGTCGCAGCAGCGGGCCGCGGCTGAGGGCGTTACCACTGGCCGCCGGTGGTGGGCGTGGCTGGTGGCCGACGTCGTGCGGCCCGGCTGCTGCTGGAACGGCCGGCGCGAGAGGAGGCCCCATGGGAGCGAAGCCATTggttcggcggtggcggcgtcagCGCCTGTGCTGGCTGCGGACGTGGCATCGGGGCATCGGATCGATCGGTGGAGTAGGTGTGTCCGGTCACGTAGTGTCGGCCACATCCCACATGGAAACTTTTGTCATCTCTAG
- the LOC120703623 gene encoding uncharacterized protein At2g27730, mitochondrial-like, with product MATTRAVGGALVPRTAWAAVAEAVARRMEGLGGAGAGGRAPRYFTDKASGRVLSEEERAAENVYIQKMEREKLEKLRRKADKDKAEAAKRAAAAKGDKKKGEEEAHPS from the exons ATGGCTACAACAAGGGCCGTGGGGGGAGCTCTCGTCCCTCGGACTGCGTGGGCGGCGGTCGCGGAGGCCGTTGCGAGGAGGATGGAGGGgctgggcggcgccggcgctggtggGCGCGCGCCGCGATACTTCACCGACAAGGCCTCCGGCAGGGTGctcagcgaggaggagcgcgccGCCGAGAACGTCTACATACAG AAGATGGAGCGGGAGAAGCTGGAGAAGCTGCGGAGGAAGGCGGACAAGGACAAGGCCGAGGCCGCCaagagggccgccgccgccaaaggGGACAAGAAG AAGGGTGAGGAGGAGGCGCATCCAAGCTGA
- the LOC120703611 gene encoding N-carbamoylputrescine amidase, protein MAAAAGRKVAVAAVQFACTDVEAENVATAERLIREAHKKGAKIVLIQELFEGHYFCQAQRMDFFRRAKPYKGNPTIARMQQLAKELEVVIPVSFFEEANNAHYNSVAIIDADGTDLGLYRKSHIPDGPGYQEKFYFNPGDTGFKAFKTKYATIGVGICWDQWFPECARAMALQGAEILFYPTAIGSEPQDGNLDSREHWKRVMQGHAGANLVPLVASNRIGRETVETEHGKSTITFYGNSFIAGPTGEIVKLANDKDEEVLVAEFDLDEIKSTRHGWGIFRDRRPELYKVLLTLDGEK, encoded by the exons atggccgcggccgcggggagGAAGGTGGCGGTCGCCGCCGTGCAGTTCGCCTGCACCGACGTCGAGGCCGAGAACGTCGCCACCGCCGAGAG GTTGATTAGGGAAGCGCACAAGAAAGGTGCGAAGATTGTACTCATTCAG GAATTGTTTGAGGGGCACTATTTCTGTCAAGCTCAAAGGATGGATTTCTTTCGTCGTGCTAAGCCTTATAAAGGCAACCCAACTATCGCAAG GATGCAACAGCTTGCAAAGGAGTTGGAAGTTGTGATACCTGTCAGTTTTTTTGAAGAAGCAAACAATGCCCATTACAATTCAGTGGCAATCATTGATGCTGATGGTACTGATCTTGGCCTCTATCGCAAATCACACATTCCAGATGGACCAG GTTATCAAGAGAAATTTTATTTCAACCCCGGTGACACTGGCTTTAAG GCTTTCAAAACCAAGTATGCGACGATTGGTGTTG GAATCTGCTGGGATCAGTGGTTCCCGGAGTGTGCAAGAGCAATGGCTCTTCAGGGGGCCGAAATACTATTCTATCCCACTGCaattggatccgaaccgcaggatGGTAACCTGGACTCTCGTGAACATTGGAAGCGTGTCATGCAAGGCCATGCTGGTGCCAATTTG GTTCCTCTCGTTGCTTCTAACCGGATAGGTAGAGAAACTGTTGAGACTGAGCATGGCAAGAGCACTATAACCTTCTACGGGAATTCCTTCATTGCAG GACCAACTGGAGAAATCGTGAAGCTTGCTAATGACAAAGATGAGGAAGTACTGGTAGCGGAGTTTGACTTAGACGAGATAAAGTCAACCAGGCATGGTTGGGGGATATTCAGGGACCGCCGCCCTGAATTATATAAAGTGCTATTGACACTGGATGGTGAGAAATGA
- the LOC120703615 gene encoding protein FANTASTIC FOUR 3-like produces MAATACAYGYQQQGTRPPLALAAPARSASQAPDPLLVGFDDDDDDGAEVTPPPAPPPPPRPCIKAPPPFPPRNLGICTEGLGAESSGDIGLSDLSDDVSNNGAGGDGDAEAGRALVGPCKRQHRDGGGGGEGPGRRARGGRPAPFPPPISVIGAGGKPWLYLRPHREDGRLVLREVRIPSRELLQARREGGRFKLQFAQPHPEEEEPEDAHHHHDQCLS; encoded by the coding sequence ATGGCCGCGACCGCGTGCGCCTACGGGTACCAGCAGCAGGGGAcccggccgccgctggcgctggccgcgccggcgaggtccGCGTCGCAGGCACCCGACCCGTTGCTCGTCGGCTTcgacgatgacgatgatgatggtGCGGAAGTAACGCCGcccccggcgccaccgccgccgccgcggccgtgcaTCAAGGCGCCTCCGCCCTTCCCGCCGCGCAACCTCGGGATCTGCACCGAGGGCCTCGGCGCCGAGAGCTCCGGCGACATCGGCCTCAGCGATCTCTCCGACGACGTCAGCAACAACGGcgctggcggcgacggcgacgccgaaGCCGGGCGGGCCCTGGTGGGGCCGTGCAAGCGGCAgcaccgcgacggcggcggcggcggggaggggccggggaggagggcgaggggcgGGAGGCCGGCGCCGTTCCCGCCCCCGATCTCGGTGATCGGGGCCGGCGGGAAGCCGTGGCTCTACCTCCGGCCCCACCGGGAGGACGGCCGCCTCGTGCTGCGGGAGGTCAGGATACCGTCCCGGGAGCTGCTACAGGCGCGCCGCGAGGGCGGCCGGTTCAAGCTCCAGTTCGCGCAGCCCcacccggaggaggaagaaccgGAGGATGCGCATCATCATCATGATCAATGCCTTTCATGA
- the LOC120703634 gene encoding uncharacterized protein LOC120703634 — MSICTMHEQPFRSCRDLACFFFLFLDHADQVVQPKHDYSDNVRQQVYQALLMRSKNGRLGKHDTAIVSEQFGVKIRTVQRIWKRGKNQLAQNIPVKVPNLKKGRSGRPAIPIDLENLRNIPLQQRMTLEDVSSRLGISKTKIHRYLKQGLLRHHSSSVKPYLTEANKKTRLKWCIDMIDQSLLDDPKFKDLFDIVFIDEKWFYIYQKSERYYLLPDEDEPHRICKNKNYIPRIMFLCVVARPRFRDGVCVFDGKIGCFPLVTIEHAIRDSPYRLRGEEVIKPIQSITRDIIRDFMINKVLLAIRAKWPREDVHKPIFIQQDNAPTHLKVDDPQFCECTKQDGFDIRLICQPANSPDFNVLDLGFFRAIHAIQYKKNAKTLKELIPAVHEAFLEYSPWKSNRIFVTLQTVLKEAMKVKGCNNIKIPHLQKQRLEREDSLPLQIPCEASLLAESISSLPAN, encoded by the exons ATGAGTATTTGTACCATGCATGAACAACCTTTTAGATCATGCCGTGACTTAGcttgtttcttttttctatttttagatCATGCCGATCAAGTAGTCCAACCGAAGCATGACTATTCTGATAATGTTAGACAACAAGTGTACCAAGCACTTTTGATGAGAAGCAAGAATGGGCGTCTAGGTAAGCACGATACAGCAATTGTTTCTGAGCAATTTGGAGTAAAGATTAGAACAGTGCAGCGCATATGGAAGAGAGGTAAAAACCAACTTGCTCAAAATATTCCGGTCAAGGTTCCTAATTTAAAGAAAGGTAGAAGTGGCCGTCCAGCAATCCCTATTGATTTGGAAAATTTGAGGAACATTCCTCTCCAACAAAGAATGACCCTAGAAGATGTCTCTAGTAGACTTGGTATTAGCAAGACTAAGATACATAGGTATTTGAAACAGGGTCTGCTTAGGCACCATTCTAGTAGTGTCAAACCTTACCTCACGGAGGCTAACAAGAAGACTAGATTGAAGTGGTGCATTGACATGATTGACCAAAGTTTGCTTGATGATCCAAAGTTCAAGGATTTGTTTGACATTGTGTTTATTGATGAGAAGTGGTTCTATATCTATCAAAAATCAGAGAGGTACTACTTGCTACCCGATGAAGATGAACCACATCGTATTTGCAAGAACAAGAACTACATTCCTAGgatcatgtttttgtgtgttgttGCTCGGCCAAGATTTAGAGATGGAGTATGTGTGTTTGATGGCAAAATAGGTTGTTTTCCACTTGTTACTATTGAGCATGCTATTAGAGACAGTCCTTATCGGCTGCGTGGTGAGGAAGTAATCAAGCCAATCCAATCAATCACAAGGGATATCATAAGGGATTTCATGATAAATAAGGTGTTGCTGGCAATTAGAGCAAAGTGGCCAAGAGAAGATGTGCACAAGCCAATATTCATACAACAAGATAATGCTCCTACTCATTTGAAAGTGGATGATCCTCAGTTTTGTGAGTGTACTAAGCAAGATGGCTTTGACATTCGGCTTATATGTCAACCGGCCAATTCTCCAGATTTTAACGTTCTAGATTTGGGTTTTTTTCGAGCTATCCACGCGATTCAGTACAAGAAAAATGCTAAGACATTGAAAGAACTAATTCCAGCAGTGCATGAG GCATTCTTGGAGTACAGTCCATGGAAATCAAACAGGATATTTGTAACATTACAAACTGTGTTGAAGGAAGCAATGAAGGTTAAAGGTTGCAATAATATAAAGATTCCTCACTTGCAGAAGCAAAGACTAGAGAGGGAAGATAGTCTGCCATTGCAAATCCCTTGTGAAGCTTCATTGCTAGCTGAATCCATAAGTAGTCTCCCTGCAAATTAG